A window of Micrococcales bacterium genomic DNA:
CACCGTCGCCGGCCTCGCCCTGGCCGGCTGTGGTGGCTCGGACAGCGACGGATCGTCGAGCGCCTCCCCGGCCGCTCCCTCGGCATCGGCCTTCGCGGGCCCGGTCGGTGAGGGCGAAGGCCAGTTGAGCGTGCTCGCCTGGCCCGGTTACGCCGAGGACGGTTCCACCGACCCCGACGTCGACTGGGTCACCCCCTTCGAGGAGCAGACCGGCTGCCAGGTGGACGTGAAGACCTTCGGGACGTCCAACGAGGCCTTCGACCTGTTCAACAAGGGCGGCTACGACGTCGTCTCGGCGTCCGGGGACGCCTCCCTGCGCATGGTGTACGGCGACCTGGTCCAGCCGGTCAACACCTCGCTCGTGCCCAACTACGCCGACATCTTCCCTGGGCTGAAGGACAAGGCCTGGAACACCGTGGACGGCGTCAACTACGGGATCCCGCATGGTCGTGGGGCCAACCTCCTGCTCTTCAACCAGGAGGCCCAGCAGACCGAACCCACGTCCTGGAAGGACATGTGGGAGGCTGACTCGCCGCTGGCCGGCAAGGTCGCTCCCTACGACGACGCGATCTACATCGCCGACGCCGCCGTCTACCTGATGGCCACCAAACCCGATCTCGGGATCCAGAACCCCTACTCGTTGGACCAGACCCAGTTCGATGCAGCCATCGCACTGCTCGAGCAGCAGAAGCCCCTGGTCGCCGAGTACTGGGCCGACTACGCCAAGCAGGCCAACGGCTTGGCCACCGGCTCCATCGTGCAGGGCCAGGGCTGGCAGCTGACCGCCAACGTGGCCAACGCCGACGGCGAGAAGGTCGGCGCGGTCAAGCCCGACGAGGGGACCACCGGCTGGTCGGACACCTGGATGGTGGCCAAGGACACGCAGAACATCAACTGCTCCTACCAGTGGCTGGACTACATCGTCTCGCCGGAGGTCAACGCCGAGATCGCCGAGTACTTCGGTGAGGCCCCGGCCAACGAGAAGTCCTGCGCTCTGACCTCCAACGAGGACCACTGCACGCAGTTCCACGCCGACACCGAGGACTTCTGGACCAACGTGTGGTACTGGACGACACCCACCGAGAAGTGCCTCGACGGGCGCACTGACGTCACCTGTGTTCCTTACAAGGACTGGGTGGCGGCCTGGACGAGCCTGCGCTCGAGCTGACCTGCGTGACTGCGTGCCGGCGGGCCCGATTCCCCGCCGGCACGCGGTCCCAGACCCTTAGACAGGAGATGTGGTGACCACCGCCGCCGCCCCCAGCCCGGTCCGCCGGTGGCAGGCCTACGTGCACCGCCACGTGGGCGTGCGCCTCGCCGGCCTCCTGGCCGCGCCGATGGCCTGGCTGGTCTTGCTGTACATCGTGCCGCTGGCGATGTTGTTCCTTACCGCCTTCTGGACCACGGATTCCTTCACCGGGGAATTGGTGCGGTCTTTCACCACCGAGAACTTCCAGCGCCTGTTCACCGACCCCGCCTACGTCACCGTCGCACTGCGCACGCTCGGGGTGGCGGCGGCAGTGACGCTGGTGTGCCTGGTGCTGGCGGTCCCCATCGCCTTCTTCATGGCACGCGTGGCTTCTGCACGCTGGCAGCCCCTGCTCGTGGCGCTGATGCTCACACCCTTATGGGCCTCCTACCTCGTGAAGGTGTACGCCTGGCGCGTGATCTTCAGTCCGGAGGGCGGTGTGCTGCAATCAACGTTCGGTTTCTCCCCCGGCTACGGATGGCTGGCCGTCGTCGTCGTACTGACGTACCTGTGGCTGCCGTACATGATCCTGCCGGTGTACGTGGGCATGCAGAACGTGCCGCAGTCCCTGCTCGACGCTTCTGCCGACCTCGGCGCCGGCTCAGCCACCACCTTCCGCCGGGTGCTGCTCCCCCTGGTGTTCCCCGCGGTGGTGGCAGGGTCGATCTTCACGTTCTCCCTGAGCCTGGGTGACTACATCACCGTGCAACTGGTTGGCGGGAAGGCTCAGATGCTGGGCAACGTGGTGTATCAGAGTTTTTCGACGGATCTACCGTTCGCGGCCGCGGTGGCCAG
This region includes:
- a CDS encoding extracellular solute-binding protein; translation: MKKWMKIGAGVTVAGLALAGCGGSDSDGSSSASPAAPSASAFAGPVGEGEGQLSVLAWPGYAEDGSTDPDVDWVTPFEEQTGCQVDVKTFGTSNEAFDLFNKGGYDVVSASGDASLRMVYGDLVQPVNTSLVPNYADIFPGLKDKAWNTVDGVNYGIPHGRGANLLLFNQEAQQTEPTSWKDMWEADSPLAGKVAPYDDAIYIADAAVYLMATKPDLGIQNPYSLDQTQFDAAIALLEQQKPLVAEYWADYAKQANGLATGSIVQGQGWQLTANVANADGEKVGAVKPDEGTTGWSDTWMVAKDTQNINCSYQWLDYIVSPEVNAEIAEYFGEAPANEKSCALTSNEDHCTQFHADTEDFWTNVWYWTTPTEKCLDGRTDVTCVPYKDWVAAWTSLRSS
- a CDS encoding ABC transporter permease, producing the protein MAWLVLLYIVPLAMLFLTAFWTTDSFTGELVRSFTTENFQRLFTDPAYVTVALRTLGVAAAVTLVCLVLAVPIAFFMARVASARWQPLLVALMLTPLWASYLVKVYAWRVIFSPEGGVLQSTFGFSPGYGWLAVVVVLTYLWLPYMILPVYVGMQNVPQSLLDASADLGAGSATTFRRVLLPLVFPAVVAGSIFTFSLSLGDYITVQLVGGKAQMLGNVVYQSFSTDLPFAAAVASMSVVIMIGYLTAVRRTGALENL